One Vallitalea pronyensis genomic region harbors:
- a CDS encoding PTS lactose/cellobiose transporter subunit IIA, translating into MGAEAFNTKQEQQIMSLIISSGQARSNAQEALMEAKKGNFDLAKEKMKCADQSILDAHKVQTSLLSMEAKGELVQMNILMVHAQDHLMTGMLAIDMIKELIEIYESKEEK; encoded by the coding sequence ATGGGAGCAGAAGCATTCAATACAAAACAAGAACAGCAGATTATGTCGTTGATTATTTCTTCAGGACAGGCAAGAAGCAATGCACAAGAAGCATTAATGGAAGCTAAAAAAGGGAACTTTGATTTGGCTAAGGAAAAAATGAAATGTGCAGACCAGTCAATTCTCGATGCTCACAAAGTTCAGACCAGTTTGTTGTCAATGGAAGCAAAAGGTGAACTTGTTCAAATGAACATTTTGATGGTACATGCTCAAGATCATTTGATGACTGGTATGTTAGCCATTGATATGATTAAAGAACTCATTGAAATCTATGAATCTAAGGAGGAGAAATAA
- a CDS encoding PTS sugar transporter subunit IIC: protein MFKKFVDTMLKKVAPMLAKFSENVVVKSIQRGFMATISVLIIGGFATLLASPPGTMEEATGIALGWHKIAAGFGGPLSAIKFATMDLVSLWTLFSITTVLSNKLKQDALSNLISAGTLFMIFTYVPFEGGIRIENFGSFGLFTAMIVSVLTVFLIKVLKDKNITLRFPESVPDMVARPFEALIPAFIIIVVGIVINMILGLFDLTVPSLIVTIFKPLVQFTGSLAGILLIAFLVHFLWSLGIHGGAVVMPIAMPFMLKNTTENMELIAQGLEPTNIFTVGFYAAYIMPLIGMALAMLIVAKSTHLKTVAKIGFVPMLFNITEPIGFGAPIVLNPPLAIARIIAVLVSTTLGYMTFAVGLVSMPSFQVPTFIPPFLGVFLSTTDWKAIVAWFVITAVVILIYIPFVKMYDIQLIKQEKEAA, encoded by the coding sequence ATGTTTAAGAAGTTTGTTGACACCATGCTAAAAAAAGTAGCGCCAATGTTAGCAAAGTTTTCTGAGAACGTGGTTGTTAAAAGTATTCAAAGAGGTTTTATGGCAACAATATCTGTGTTGATTATTGGTGGATTTGCTACCTTGTTAGCATCACCTCCAGGAACCATGGAAGAAGCTACAGGTATTGCATTGGGTTGGCACAAGATCGCTGCAGGATTTGGGGGACCTCTTAGCGCCATTAAGTTTGCCACCATGGATCTTGTATCCTTGTGGACATTATTTAGTATTACGACAGTTTTATCAAATAAACTGAAGCAGGATGCGTTAAGTAATCTCATTAGTGCTGGTACGTTGTTCATGATTTTTACTTACGTACCCTTTGAAGGTGGTATTCGTATTGAAAATTTTGGTTCTTTCGGATTGTTTACAGCCATGATTGTATCCGTATTAACGGTATTCTTAATAAAAGTATTGAAAGACAAAAACATTACATTACGTTTTCCAGAATCTGTACCTGATATGGTAGCACGACCATTTGAAGCATTAATCCCAGCATTTATTATTATTGTTGTAGGTATCGTTATCAATATGATATTAGGATTATTTGATTTAACAGTTCCATCTTTAATCGTTACAATCTTCAAACCGCTGGTACAATTTACAGGTTCTCTTGCTGGGATTTTACTCATAGCCTTCTTAGTGCATTTCTTATGGAGTTTAGGTATTCACGGAGGGGCTGTGGTTATGCCCATTGCTATGCCGTTTATGCTTAAGAATACAACAGAAAATATGGAATTGATCGCTCAAGGTCTTGAACCTACCAATATCTTTACAGTAGGATTCTACGCTGCTTATATTATGCCGTTGATTGGTATGGCTTTGGCAATGCTGATCGTCGCTAAATCAACCCATTTGAAAACAGTTGCAAAAATAGGTTTTGTACCCATGTTGTTCAATATTACGGAACCAATTGGGTTTGGTGCACCGATTGTATTAAATCCCCCACTTGCCATAGCTAGAATTATTGCCGTATTGGTTTCTACAACATTAGGATATATGACATTTGCTGTAGGTCTTGTAAGTATGCCATCGTTCCAAGTACCTACATTTATACCGCCGTTCTTGGGTGTGTTTTTATCAACAACAGACTGGAAGGCTATTGTTGCCTGGTTTGTCATTACGGCTGTTGTGATTCTTATCTATATACCATTCGTTAAAATGTACGATATACAATTAATAAAACAGGAAAAGGAAGCTGCTTAA
- a CDS encoding sulfatase-like hydrolase/transferase: MKKPHVIMFVADQYRMDSIGYGSCEAAVTPNFNQLAEEGLGFQHAFCQNTVCVPSRISFMTGYYPHVKGYRTMHHLAGSDEPNLLKNMKDNGYHVYWGGRNDILREDVDLRAYCHERNNRYEAMFNAYRGMSEDNKGERTKTVLKHMKEEREKRMKGPERFRYSHYYGVEDISGFRDADMLEIQDAITFIRHYDEEEPLMLYLALALPHPPYQVDEKYYNQIDPNKIPKPIRLTPEQLDMKPAMERGIRANQKLYDMSDEELKEIKRVYLAMGTKLDDGFGQLMHALKEKGMYDDSLIMMFSDHGDYTGDFEIAEKSQNTFEDVLTNVPLIIKPPFNVESKLGEEALVELIDLQATIYDMADIEAHHTHFGQSLLPILKGKKEHRDFVFTEGGRIEGEEHCTDSGHTKSNEYWARTVVQNEIPGHTKALMVRNKSYKFVYRLYETNEFYDLEKDPYELNNEIENEAYASFIHEFEKVALKYYMETTDVVPKRRDARVERSL, encoded by the coding sequence ATGAAAAAACCACATGTGATTATGTTCGTTGCCGATCAGTATCGAATGGATTCAATAGGATACGGTTCGTGTGAAGCAGCAGTGACGCCCAATTTTAATCAATTAGCAGAGGAAGGCCTAGGTTTCCAACATGCTTTTTGTCAAAATACAGTTTGTGTACCAAGTCGCATCAGTTTTATGACAGGTTATTATCCCCATGTAAAAGGTTACCGTACCATGCATCATCTGGCAGGGAGTGACGAACCGAACTTGCTGAAGAATATGAAGGATAATGGTTATCATGTATACTGGGGTGGTAGAAATGATATTTTACGTGAAGATGTGGACTTAAGAGCGTATTGTCATGAAAGAAATAACCGTTATGAAGCGATGTTCAATGCATATAGAGGTATGTCAGAGGATAACAAAGGTGAGCGTACAAAAACAGTGTTGAAGCATATGAAAGAAGAAAGGGAAAAGCGGATGAAGGGACCAGAGCGGTTCCGCTATTCACACTATTATGGTGTTGAAGATATTTCTGGATTTAGAGATGCAGATATGCTCGAAATACAAGATGCTATCACGTTTATTCGTCATTATGACGAAGAAGAACCGCTGATGCTGTATCTTGCACTAGCACTGCCACATCCGCCGTATCAAGTGGATGAGAAGTATTACAATCAAATTGATCCGAATAAAATCCCTAAACCCATTCGGTTGACACCTGAACAGCTTGATATGAAACCAGCTATGGAAAGAGGTATTCGGGCAAATCAGAAACTCTATGATATGTCAGATGAGGAATTAAAAGAAATCAAGCGGGTTTATTTGGCCATGGGAACGAAGCTGGATGACGGATTTGGTCAATTAATGCATGCACTCAAAGAAAAGGGGATGTATGATGACAGTTTGATCATGATGTTTAGTGATCATGGAGACTATACAGGTGATTTTGAAATTGCGGAGAAATCTCAAAATACATTTGAAGATGTGTTAACCAATGTGCCTCTCATCATTAAACCGCCTTTTAACGTTGAATCAAAGCTTGGAGAAGAGGCACTGGTTGAACTGATTGACTTGCAGGCAACTATTTATGACATGGCAGATATTGAAGCCCATCATACCCACTTTGGTCAATCCTTATTGCCCATCCTTAAAGGGAAAAAAGAACACAGAGATTTCGTCTTTACTGAAGGTGGTCGCATAGAAGGTGAGGAGCATTGTACGGATTCAGGGCATACTAAAAGTAATGAATATTGGGCAAGAACCGTCGTCCAGAATGAAATCCCTGGTCATACCAAAGCATTGATGGTGCGAAACAAATCCTATAAATTTGTCTACCGATTATATGAAACAAATGAGTTTTATGATCTTGAGAAGGATCCTTACGAGTTAAACAATGAAATAGAAAATGAAGCTTACGCTTCATTCATCCATGAATTTGAAAAGGTGGCGTTAAAGTATTATATGGAAACGACGGATGTAGTACCTAAGCGCCGGGATGCAAGAGTTGAAAGGAGTTTATGA
- a CDS encoding PTS sugar transporter subunit IIB, translated as MMNILLVCAAGASTGILVKKMLKFLEGTDRAHWRIEAHPVNMLDKMEKEFDVVLLGPQIAYQLDHVKKQTEKPVDVINAIDYGMGRAENVINQAIKLTE; from the coding sequence ATGATGAATATATTATTAGTATGTGCAGCTGGTGCCTCTACAGGAATATTAGTAAAAAAAATGCTTAAATTTTTAGAAGGAACCGACCGAGCACACTGGAGAATTGAGGCACATCCAGTGAATATGCTTGATAAAATGGAAAAAGAATTTGATGTGGTGTTATTAGGTCCACAAATTGCCTATCAACTAGACCATGTTAAAAAGCAAACGGAAAAACCCGTGGATGTAATCAATGCTATTGATTATGGTATGGGTAGAGCAGAAAATGTCATCAATCAAGCCATTAAACTGACAGAGTAA
- a CDS encoding glycoside hydrolase family 1 protein — MIKQFPDNFLWGGATAANQFEGAYNEDGKGLSIQDILPKGILAPLTDEPTDDNMKLIGIDFYHRYKEDIKLFAEMGFKVFRLSIAWSRIFPKGDELEPNEAGLAFYDRVFDECHKYGIEPLVTISHYETPLHLAKAYDGWINRKMIVFFERYVRTIFTRYKDKVKYWLTFNEINSIIHAPYISGGIWTPKEALEEKELYQAIHHELVASALATKIGHEIMPEAKIGCMIIAIPVYPLTCHPDDAFKAFETERENMLFADVHVRGKYPAYAKRMFAEKGIQIDWDESDEEILKNTVDFISFSYYMSTCDTLDQSKKNGKGNIMGGVKNPYLDASEWGWQIDPKGLRLIMNKLYDRYEKPLFIVENGLGACDELIVDAQGNKTVIDDYRIDYLKQHLVQVHEAIHDGVQVMGYTSWGCIDLVSASTAELKKRYGYIFVDRYDDGSGTLERYKKKSFYWYKKVIETNGKALYEDAE, encoded by the coding sequence ATGATAAAACAGTTTCCAGATAATTTTTTGTGGGGAGGAGCCACAGCAGCGAACCAGTTTGAAGGCGCTTATAACGAAGATGGTAAAGGACTAAGTATTCAGGATATTTTACCTAAAGGTATCTTAGCCCCACTAACAGATGAACCAACAGATGATAACATGAAATTAATCGGCATTGACTTTTATCATCGGTACAAAGAAGATATAAAGCTTTTTGCTGAAATGGGTTTTAAAGTGTTTCGTCTTTCCATTGCATGGTCCCGTATCTTTCCAAAAGGTGATGAGTTAGAGCCAAATGAAGCTGGACTGGCATTTTATGATCGTGTCTTTGATGAATGTCACAAATATGGCATTGAACCTTTAGTGACTATTTCTCATTATGAAACACCCTTACATCTGGCTAAAGCATATGATGGATGGATCAATCGTAAGATGATTGTTTTTTTTGAACGGTACGTCAGAACAATTTTCACAAGATACAAGGACAAAGTCAAGTACTGGTTGACCTTCAATGAAATCAACTCCATTATTCACGCACCATACATCAGTGGCGGTATATGGACACCGAAAGAAGCTCTGGAAGAAAAGGAGCTCTATCAAGCCATACACCACGAGTTAGTGGCCAGCGCACTTGCAACAAAAATTGGACATGAAATCATGCCCGAAGCCAAAATAGGCTGTATGATTATTGCCATTCCGGTGTATCCTTTAACATGTCATCCAGATGATGCTTTTAAAGCTTTTGAAACAGAAAGAGAGAATATGTTATTTGCAGATGTTCACGTACGAGGAAAATATCCAGCATATGCCAAACGGATGTTTGCTGAAAAAGGTATTCAGATTGATTGGGATGAAAGTGACGAAGAAATTCTTAAAAATACCGTTGATTTTATATCTTTCAGCTATTATATGAGTACATGCGATACATTGGACCAAAGCAAAAAAAATGGTAAAGGCAACATCATGGGCGGTGTTAAAAACCCCTATTTGGATGCCTCTGAATGGGGATGGCAAATCGACCCAAAAGGGTTAAGGTTAATCATGAATAAGTTATATGACCGCTATGAAAAACCACTTTTTATTGTTGAAAACGGTCTTGGAGCTTGTGATGAACTTATTGTTGATGCACAAGGCAATAAAACAGTAATAGATGACTATCGCATTGATTATCTAAAACAGCATTTAGTCCAGGTTCATGAAGCCATTCATGATGGTGTTCAGGTGATGGGCTATACATCATGGGGGTGCATTGACCTGGTAAGTGCTTCCACAGCCGAGTTGAAGAAGCGATATGGTTATATTTTTGTTGATCGTTACGATGATGGTTCAGGTACATTGGAAAGGTATAAGAAGAAATCTTTTTATTGGTACAAAAAAGTCATTGAAACCAATGGAAAAGCCCTATACGAAGATGCAGAATAA
- a CDS encoding HPr family phosphocarrier protein: MYKKEVKIINEEGLHARPASLFVKIANKYKSEIKIACKGNSGFAKSILNIMALGAHKDSVIEITAEGNDEVEAVEALIEFVAAGCGE; encoded by the coding sequence ATGTATAAAAAAGAAGTGAAAATTATAAATGAAGAAGGTTTACATGCAAGACCAGCTTCGCTATTTGTGAAAATAGCCAATAAGTACAAATCGGAAATTAAGATTGCCTGTAAAGGAAATTCTGGATTTGCTAAATCAATATTAAATATTATGGCACTTGGTGCGCATAAAGATTCTGTTATAGAAATTACAGCTGAGGGCAATGATGAAGTTGAAGCTGTTGAAGCGTTGATTGAATTTGTAGCCGCTGGTTGCGGAGAGTAA